The window CCGATCTCGACCAGCCAGCCCGCGACCAGTTCGGGATCATCGGGGGCCGCATGGACGCCGGGGCCGATCTGACCGGCCTCGACCGCCTCGACGGCTAGCGCGACCGGGATCGACACCAGCTTGGCCATGGCCGAACCCGCACGGTCGCCATGCGCATCCATGACCCATTCCTTGTGCCAGACCGTCTTGTCGCCACGCTCGGCCCGCAGCGCCACGAACAAGACCACGCGGTCGGCCTCGTTCTTGGTATAGGAATTGTTGCGCCATAGCTGATCGGCGATCTCACGCAGCCGCTCTTCGCCGGCCTCGCCTTCCAGCGCGTTGATCTCTTCAAAGGTTGGCGTCCAGGCGTCCTTCCACCCTTTCAGCCGGATCGTGCCGCGCACGAATTCATCGACCTTCCAATCCGGGTCCAGCCCGTATTGCGCCACGAAGGGCAGCGAATCGCGGTTGGGATAGATCTCGAACCGCTCGGGCGTGGGCAGGGGCGCGTCATAGGTTTCGATGGCGTGCCAGGGGCGCTCGACATCGCGGACCTCGCCGTCGCGAATGGATTTCGACGGTGACCGCAGCGCCCTGAGCACACCAAGCGGCGACCAACTGAACTTGTAGCGGAAGGTGTTGATATGTTTCGGAACGCCGCCGCAATAAGAGGTAAAGCTGATCACATCGCCGGCCTTGGCCTTCTGCCGGTAGTCGCCCACCAGATCATGCGCCATCAGGTGATCGATGCCGGGGTCCAGACCGACCTCATTGACCAGCGCCACTCCAGCCGACCGCGCGGCCTCGTCCAGCGCCGCCATCTCGGGCGAGATATAGCTGGAACTGATGAAATGCGCGCCCTTCGAGATGGCCATCTGCGCCAGCGCCGGATGCTGATCGGCGGGCAGCATGGATACCACCACATCGCCCTTGGCCAGCACGGCGGCCAGCGCATCGGGGCTATAGGCGCGGATGTCATTGCTCAGATCGCCCACTGCCTCTTGCGCCTTGGCCAAGGTGCGGTTCCAGACGGTGACAGGGCGGCCATCGCGGATCAGCCGACGCAATCCGGGGATCGATGACAGTCCAGTGCCAATCCAGTGTATCGTCATCTCACAACCCTCGAATATGTTCGTCAAACAGCACATGCGCCCGACCCCAGGGGCCGTGCTCGATCTGGTCAAGCTGGTGCAGGACCGGCAGCAGTTGCCCCGCGTAATCGGCGCTGCTTTCGCGTGGCAGCATCGAGGGCAGGTTGTCGATGGCCATCACGTCCAGCGCCGGATTCTCGGCCACGCGCAGAACCGGCTCGGCCCAGGTGGTGGTCCGGTCATAGACCTTGATCGGGGAAAACGCGCTGGTCGGATCGCAGGCCACATCGCCGATCACCGTCAGATAGCGGCCCGGATTGGTCGCATCGGCGGGGATAAAGACCGGGCAGCCTTCATTGGCCAGGATCGCGTTGATAAAGACGCCGTGCATCAGCAATTCGGGAAACGGCCCGCCGCTCGCTGTCTCGGCCATGTCCCATCTGGTCACCGCGCAGCCCATCTGCGACAGCAGATCGCAGGCGCCGGTGCCGACGCGCCCGGCCGCGCCGATCACGATAGAGGCGGGGCGGGGATGCCCGGTCCCGTCCAGCGCGGCGCGCAGATCGTCGGTCATGGCCTGCTTGTCCGGCCAGGCATGGACCGCGCCGCAGATGCCGCCGCGCTGCTGCGCCGCCCAGGCCTTCAGCGATACCGCAGCACCTGCAAAACCCGCCCAATAACCAAAGGCCGCCAGCCGCCGGCCGTTGTCGTCCAGCAGATATTCCAGATCATACAGCGCCCCGCCGCCCGCCTTGAAGCGCTTCAGCAGCAGCTTGCCCGCCGCCTGACCCTTGAAGGCATGACCGAACATGATGTGGCGATGGCGCAGCGGCGTGCCATCGTCGGGCAGCTCTTTCAGGCCAAAGATGATCGCCTCATCGGGGGCATCGACCCAACTGCCCGCCGGCGCGATCGTCGCGCCCGCCTTGCGGTAATCCTCGGTCGGAATGACGCGATTCGCGCTGTCCTCGACGGTCACCTCCATCCCGTCCCCGATCAGCGCGGCCACACCCTCAGGCGTGATGCCAACCCGGTCTTCATTGGCGCGGCTTTCCGCCCGGACCCATAGCTGCGTCATGCGTTTTTCCTCTCAGACACCCGCGATATTTAGGCCAGCACGCGCCCTGCCACAAGACAGAGGCGTCGGAACCTGCCTGCCGGCCCCGCGTTGAGCCCGCAATGAACAGATGACCAGACAGGAGAAAAGACGATGCAACTGAACCGCCGTTCCAGCCTGAAACTGGGTGCCGCCGCCATGACCGTCTTTGCCCTGCCTCGGCTCAGCCTCGCGCAGGATGCCAACAGCTACGCCGTCGAGGGCGGTGATGTGGTCATTCATCCCGTTGACCACGCCTCGATGGTGATCCAGACGCCCGCACAGGTGATCTATGTCGATCCCGTCGGCGGTGCCGGGAAATACGCAAACCTGCCCGCGCCGGGCCTGATCATGATCACCCATGAGCATGGCGACCACTATGACGCGGCCACGCTGGAGGGCATCGGGACCGAGGTGCCGATCATCACCAACCCCGCCGTGCACGCCATGCTGCCCGAGGCATTGATGGCGCGTGCCACCGCCATGGAAAACGGCGGTCAGGCGATGCAGGGCGATATCGGGATCGAGGCGATCCCCGCCTACAACCTCACCGAAGACCGGCTGCAATATCACCCCGAAGGGCGCGACAACGGCTATGTCCTGACCATCGGCGGCAAACGCATCTATATCGCCGGCGATACCGAAAACACGCCGGAATTGGCCGCGCTGACCGATATCGAGGTCGCCTTCCTGCCGATGAACCTGCCCTTTACCATGACGGTCGAACAGGCCGCCCAAGGGGTCGCCGCGTTCAAACCCGCGAACGTCTACCCCTACCACCACAAGGGCAGCGATATCGAGGAATTCAAACGCCTGGTCGAGGCCGGCGATTCCGGCAGCAACGTGATCATCGCCAACTGGTATCCGAACGGCGAAGGCTGATCACGCCTCCCTTCCCAGGCCCCGGCTGGCCTGTCTGGCCGGGGTGCGCCTTCCCTGAAAAATCTCTAATTGACAACATAGATGTCATAATGGCATCCATGTTGTCATCATGAAGACTCACAATCTCTACAAGCTTGTCTGGATGTCCCGCCCGCTGATGCAGGCCGCCGAGGCATGCGTAGAAGACGGCCTGACCGGAACGGACCTGACCGTCCGGATGCGCGCGGTCCTCGAGATCCTGCGCGCCGAGGGTGATCTGTCCGTGCCGGATATCGCCGCCAAACTCGAAATCAATCGTCAATATGTGCAGCTGATGGTCAACGAGACGCTGGCATCGGGTTTCACCGAACAGCGCCCGAACCCCCGGCACAAGCGATCGCCCCTGCTGACCCTGACGGAAACCGGCGGCCAGCTGATCGACGACGCCATCACGCGCGAAATGGCCATCATGCAGACCATCGGTGCAGAGCTGTCAGAACAAGAGGTCGCGACGGCGTTGAACGTGGTTCTGTCGGTGACTTCAAAGCTGAAGGAAAAGGGCCGCAAACCATGACAGCATTTCTCTTTGTGCTCGGGGTCGCAGCGCTCGTCTTTATCCTTTGGCTGATGGCGGGCATCAGGCGCATCGGCGCGATCAGCACCGGGCAACCAATCGGTGACCGCACCGGAACAGCCCTCATCCTCATCGACCTGCAACAGGTGTTCTGGGATCACGGCCCGTATGCCGAAGCCGCGAAAACGGCCGCCAGAACCGTTATCCTCGATGAGGTCGAAACCGCAAAAACGAAAGGTTTTCCCATCATCGCATTGCGTCAGGAATGGTCCATCCCTGCCACCAGAATGGTCGCCAGATTGTTCATGAAAGGCCAGGCCATCGCAGGCACCGCAGGCACAGAGCTTGCAGCGCCGTTTGCCGGGCTGGCCGACCATGTCCTGATAAAGCGGGTGCAGGATGCGTTCGACACAGCCGAACTGGACGCCCTTTTGCGCGAGTTCGGCGTCGGCCAAATCCGGATCGTCGGGCTGGATTTCAACCATTGCGTCCAGAAAACCGCGCTTGCCGCCCGCAACCGCGGCGTTGACGTCACCATCGTCCAGCACGGCACCCTCGCAGCGGCCCCGATAAAGGACGCAACCAACCGCCTGACCGCCCGCGACGTGGTGTTGCAATAGCCGGGCTGGGGATGGGCCAGAGTAAGCGCGATGCCGCCACTTGTGCAGCGCGATGGGGCTTGCCTAACTCTATCCATCCTGTCTGGGCGTCAGGGTTGGGTTGGCAGATATGCAATCGTCTATTCTCAAGCCACGCAACGCGCGCAACCTGTGTACGCCCTGTGTACAGCCTGTGCCCGCGCTGTGCACTGATTGTGCGACGAAAATCCCAGCAATTGCTGGCGCAAAACGGATCGCCCCTAAAACGGTGCCGTTGCGCTGAAATTAACCGCCACGCCGCTGTCAGGATGTTTCACCCGCAAGCTTTCGGCATGCAGCATCAGCCGCGGATGATCCGCCGCCGCGCCCGTCGCATATAACGGATCGCCAAGGATCGCGTGCCCGATCTCGGCCATATGCACCCGCAACTGATGCGTGCGCCCGGTCAGTGGAAACAGCCGCACGCGGCTTTCCTGATCATTGGCTTTCATCACCCGCCAATCGGTCTGCGCGGGCTTGCCCTGCTGGTGATCGACCATCTGGCGCGGGCGGTTGGGCCAGTCCACGATCAGCGGCAGATCGACCGTTCCGGTCTTGGGTTCCAGCCGTCCGGCGACGCGGGCGACATAGATTTTCCTGGTCTTTCGATCCTCGAACTGCTTGGACAGCTTGCGCTGCGCATGGGGCGTCAGGCCAAAGATCATCACGCCGGACGTGTCCTGATCCAGCCGATGCACCAGCAGGATCGTCGGAAAGGCTCCGCGCAGGCGCTCGATCAGGCAATCGGCCTTGTCCGGGCCTTTTCCGGGCACCGACAGCAGACCAGCGGGCTTGTTCACCACCAGAATTTCATGGTCGGCATGGATCACATCAAGCGGGTCGGTGGGCGGATCGTAGCTCTGGTTCACTTGACCACCAGACGCACCGCCAGCGCGGCAAACATCACAGCCGCGATCTTGTTGACCAGCCCGAGCCGGCGTCCCAGCATCTGCCCGGCATAGCCCGCAACGATGCCGTAACCCATGGTGACCAGCGTGCCCGTGAAGGCAAAGATCAGGCCCAGCCCCAGGATCTGCTGCCAGATCGGGCCATAGGCCGGGCTGGTGAATTGCGGCAGGAACGCCAGCAAAAACAGCACCGGCTTTGGGTTCAGGATGTTCGACAAGGCGCCGCGCCGGATGATGTTCCAAGGCCTGCGCGAGCCGCGCGCCTCGGGCTCGACCGGCCCCGCGGCCCAGCTTTTCCATGCCAGCCACAGCAGATAGGCCGCGCCGATATATTTGATCGCACGCAAAGCCTCGGGATGGGCGGCGACGATGGCGCCCAGCCCGACAGTTGCCAGCGTCAGATGAAACAGCACGCCCAGCCCGACACCAAATCCCGCCAGTGCACCCGCGCGCGGTCCACCCTGTATGCCGCAGGCGCTGGAAAAGAACACGTCTTGCCCCGGCGCGAAATTCAGCACCAGGCCGCCGGCGATAAAGGCCATCAACTGCGGCAGCGGGATATTGGCGATCGTGTCCCAGATCATGGTTTGTCGCACTTGTCCTTGGTTTCAGGATCGTATGGCGGGCATCTTATTGCGGGCGTTGCGGCAGTCCATCCGCGATCTGATAATAGTCGCCCTTGTCGGCGACAAAGATATGGCCGGTCAGCGCCAGCCCGGTCGGATTGTCCAGCGCACCGGGCGAGAACGAGACGGTATCGCGGCCAAGCGGCCGCCAGAACAGAACCGATCCACAATTGCTGCAAAAACCGCGCTCAGCCTCGGATGAAGAGGCGAACCAGCGCACCGGGCCGGCGATCCTGGGCTGTTCGAGGTGAAACGAGGCCCAGACATGGCCCGACCACTTTCGGCACTGGCCGCAGTGGCAGGCGGTCACATCGGAACTGCCGGGTTGCCCGGAAAACCGAACCTCACCGCACAGGCAGGCGCCCCGGACCTCAGATTTCGCCGAATGTGTCACCCAGAATGCCCCCCAGCCTGTCCGCATCTTCTGTGGTGAAAGCGTCGGGCAGATTGCTGTCGATGTCCAGCACACCGATCAGCCGCCCATCCTTGCCCCGGACCGGCAGCACGATTTCCGACCGGGTGCTGCTGGCACAGGCGATGTGGCCCGGAAAGGCATCGACATCCGCGACCATTTGCACCGCACCGGTGCGTGCGGCGGCACCGCAGACCCCGCGAGAGAACGGAATGACCAGACAGCCGTGACCGCCTTGATAGGGTCCGATCTTCAGCAATTCGGGCGCGACAACGCGGTAAAATCCGGTCCAGTCGAAACGGTCATCGGATTGGTGGATTTCGCAGGCCAGCGTGGCCATCAGCGCGACCTCGTCGGTCTCGCCCTCGGTCAGGGCCCTGATGCGGGCCGCTAATGCGTCATAATCGATCATCTGGCCTATCTAGGCGGGGCGGGCGCGATGGAAAAGAGCCTATGCGCCCAGACCGCTATCGGCCATGCGGCCCCGCAACAGATCAAGCTGCTGGCGGTCGGCGCGGGCACGGTGCTTTTGCTGCGCCTCTCGCGCGGCCTCGGCGTCGCGATCTGCGAGGGCCTGAACGATGCGCCGGTGTTCGATATTCGATTGTGTGGGCTTGGGGCGCAGCGGCACGATCATCATGCGGGGGCGATATTGCTGACCCCAATATTCGTCCAGCGTACGCAGCAGGCGGGCATTGCCGCACAGGGCCGCGATCGAGGAATGAAAATCGTCATCCAGATTGGACCATTGCGCGATATCGCCCGCCTCGGTCAGGCGCTCCATCCGGTCCAGCAGTTGCAGCAGGCCGTCATGTTCCGCGTCAGACAGACCGCGTAAAGCGACCAGTTCGACCGCGCGAATTTCCAATGCCGAAAGCACATCGAGAATATCGCGCACGTCGCTGAGCGTCAGGTTGAGCACGGTGATGCCATGGCGGGGCCGGATCGAGATCAGGCCCTCTTCGGCCAGCCGGATCGTGGCCTCGCGAACCGGAGTGCGAGACAGCGACAGCAGCGCCGCCAGTTCGGTTTCCAGCAGGGTGGTGCCCGGCGCCAGCCGCCCCGTCAGAATGCGATAGCGCAGGTCGTGATAGGCCCGGTCGCGCGCCGGCATGGCGGCGATACCCGACAGGCTGGGTCTGGGTCGCGCAGGCCGGACGGCTGCGGTCGGTGGTGGGGCGATCCTAGGCCGCGCCATGGCCGGTGTCGCGGATATGGGCGCGGATGATGTCCTGGAAACTCGCGTCGGTGGTAAAGCCCAGCTCGGTTGCGCGCGCGGCGTTGAAATCGCGCGGCCAGCCAGCAACGATGGCGCGGATGGTGGCGTCGGGTTCGCGCTTGACCAGTGCTGCGGTTTCCGGTCCCGCCACCTCTTCCAGCGCGGCCAGCATATCGGCGATGGTTACCGACAGGCCCGGCATGGTCAGGCAGCGGCGCGGGCCGACCGGGGCCAGATCCATCGTTGCCGCATGCAGCAGATAGCCAAGTGCGGAATCGGGGCTGGCGACCCAGTGGCGCACATCGTCATCGACCGGCAGCACGGCGGGTATGCCTGCCAGCGGTTCACGGATGATGCCCGAGAAAAAGCCCGAGGCCGCCTTGTTCGGTTTGCCCGGCCGCACGACGATGGTGGGCAAGCGGATGCCGATGCCGTCAAAGATGCCGCGGCGGGAATAGTCGTTCAACAGCAATTCCCCGATCATCTTCTGTGCGCCATAACTGGTCAGCGGCGCGGTGATGAATGTGTCGGTGATGGGCTCTTCGAATGGTGTGCCAAAGACGGCGATGGATGAGGTATAGACCACGCGCGGGTGATAATCGGGCAGGGCGCGGATGGCTTCGAACAGATGGCGCGTGCCATCCATATTGATGCTGTAGCCCTTGTCGAAATCCGCCTCGGCCTCGCCCGAGACGATAGCCGCGAGGTGAAAGATCACGTCGGGCCGTTCAGCGACCTGCGCCTCTACCGTGGCGCGATCTGCAATGTCGCCCGCGCGGATATCCAGCGACGGACCGTCAGCGGTGGCTTGCAAATCAGCGGGAATCACGTCAAAGGCCGTGATCTGATCCACGGCCTCGTTGCCCAGCTTGCCGGTCGTCAGCAGATGCTGCGCCAGTTTGCGGCCGACCATGCCGGCCGCTCCGATAATCAGGATATTCACTGAGACTCCCCCCGGTCTTGCGCTCTTATGTATACATTATCGGCGCGACTGGGGAAATCAAGGCATGTGCAGCATCCCGCGCGTCGCAAGGTTTCGCATCAGCGCAGCGGTGCCAAAGCGCCATTCGGGGCATTCGGTCGACAGGGCCACCGTATTGACCAGACTGCCAAGTTTGGGCTCGCTGATGCTGACGCTGTCGCCGGGATGATGGGTAAAGCCCTGGCCCGGCGCGTCCCGGTCCTGTGTCGGTGCAAACAGCGTGCCCAGATACAGCATGAAGCCGTCGGGGTATTGGTGGTGGCGACCAAGCGTCTGACCGACAAGATCACTGGGGTCACGGCTGATCTTTGACATCGACGAGCGCCCGTCCAGCACGAAGCCGTCCGTGCCCTCGACCTTCAGTGTCAGTTCCGCCTGCCGCACGTCATCCAGCGTATAGCCGTCATCGAACAGCCGGATGAACGGGCCGATCGCGGCGCTGGCATTGTTGTCCTTGGCCTTGCCCAGCAGCAGCGCCGAGCGCCCCTCGATATCGCGCAGGTTCACGTCGTTGCCAAGCGTTGCGCCCTTGATGCGGCCCTGACTGTCGACGGCCAGCACGATCTCGGGTTCGGGATTGTTCCAGCGGCTGATCGGATGCAGGCCAACGCGCGCGCCCCAGCCAACCGAGGCCATCGGCTGACATTTGGTGAACACCTCGGCATCCGGGCCGATCCCGACCTCCAGATATTGCGACCACAGCCCTTCCTCTTGCAGGATCCGCTTGACCTCTGCCGCGCGTTCGGACCCCGGCACGATGCCCTTGAGATTATCGCCCACCCTTGCGCCGATCCGGCTGCGGATCTCGGCGGCGGCGTCGGGGTCGCCGGCGGCCTGTTCCTCGATCACCCGCTCGACCATCGATTCGGCAAAGGTCACGCCGCTGGCCTTGATCGCCTGCAGGTCGGCCGGCGATAACAGGCGCAGCGCGTCCGCATCATCCGTGGGCTGTTCCAGCGCGGCCAGATCGCAGACAGGTTCGCCCGTGACTGTGGCCAGCCATCCGGCGGGGTCGTCCAGTTCCAGCAGGTCGCGCATTGTCGGCACCTTGGGCGTGGTCACGTCGATGACCTTGCCGTCGCGCACCAGGACCAGCGCCGGTCCGATCTCTGGCCGCCAGATGCGCCCCACAAACAGCCCGTCCTGAGGCAAATTCAGTTTCGCCATGATATCCCCCACTTGTCTGGCGGCGATTATGGTATACCATTTTTCCGACAGCAAGTCCGGGAGGAAGATGATGGCAGAGAAAGCAAGGATCGGTTTTATCGGCGTGGGCTATATGGGCCACGGCATGGCCAGGAACCTGATCAAGCAGGGCCACCCGATGCAGGTCATCGGCAACCGCAATCGCCAGCCGGTCGAGGATCTGCTGGGCCAGGGCGCGACCGAGGCCGCCTCGCCAAAGCAGATGGCGTCCGAGGTGGACATCATCCATCTGTGCCTGCCCAATTCGGTCAGCGTCGAGGGCGTTATGCGTGGCCCGGACGGCATTCTGGCTGGCGCGCATGAGGGGCTGATCGTGATCGACGCGACGACGGCCGATCCGAACTCGACCATTGCGCTGGCCGAAGAACTGTCCGCCAAGGGTGCGAAGATGGTCGATGCGCCTTTGGGTCGTACACCGAAAGAGGCGGAAGAAGGCACGCTGGACGCCATGGTCGGCTGTGATGAGGAGACATTTCAGCAGGTGCTGCCGGTGATCGATTGCTGGGCGGGCAACATCAACCATATCGGGCCGGTCGGATCGGCCCATAAGATGAAGCTGATCATGAACTTCATTTCGATGGGCTATGCCGCGCTGTTCGCCGAGGCGCTGGTGACGGCGGGTGCTGCGGGGATCAGCCCGCAAACCGTCCAAAAGGTCATCGGCTCCAGCCGCATGTCGAACGGCTTTTTCGATACCTTCATGTCGGCAGCGGTGGGCCGGGACCGCGAGGCGCACAAGTTCACCATCACCAATGCCGCCAAGGATCTGCGCTATTGCGCGGCGATGGCGATGCAGTCCGGGATCGCCAATCCCATGGGTGCGGCGATGCGCAACAGCTTTGCCACGGCCGAGGCAACAGGGCATGGCGGCGATTACGTGCCGCAGCTTGCCGATATCATGGCGCAGTTGAACGGGCTGGACATGGAAGAACTGGTCACGGCGGGCAAGGGCTGATCAACAGCCCCGCCCGCCCATGGGTCAGGCGGGGCCGGCGCCTTGCGTGGCGGTCGGCACCGCATACAGCGACTGGCTGGCCGCCATGAACAGGATGTTCCGCTTGGGCCCGCCGAAACAGACATTGCCGCAGACCTCGGGCAGGCGAATGCGGCCCAGCAAGGCGCCTTCGGGCGACCAGCAGGTCACGCCGCTATATCCGACGGCCCGGCCCGCATTGCTGGAGGCCCACAGGTTGCCATAGACATCGCAGCGCAGCCCGTCGGGCCCGCATTTCACCCCGTCAACCATGCAGTCGGTAAACACCGTGCCGTTCGAGGCGGTGCCGTCAGCGGCGATGTCAAAGGCAAAGACCTCGCCCTGTCCACCCTCTCCGGTGTCGCCGGGTCCTTTGCCGGTGCTGGCCACGTAAAGCCGGCTGCCATCGGGCGACAAACACAGTCCGTTCGGGTTCTGCACCTGCGCCTCTTCGATCATTCGGGTAACGGTGCCGTCGGTGCCGATCCGGTAAACGCCGTGGCCCATCTCGCGGACCGCCTCGCCGATTTCGGGGGGCTGGCCCAGGGTGTTGTCGATCAGCCCGTCCGGGTTCGATGGCCCGCCGGCGGCGTCCGGTGCACCTTCGTACAACTGCCCGCCATAGGGCGGATCCGTGAACCAGATGCTGCCATCTTCGTGTTCCACCACATCATTGGGCGAATTAAACCGCTGGCCTTCGAAACGGTCGGCAAGGATGGTGACCGATCCGTCAAGTTCATAGCGCACGACCCGGCGGGTCAGGTGTTCGCAGGTCAATTGCCGGCCCTGCCTGTCAAAGCTGTTGCCGTTCGAGTTGTTGGACGGCGCGCGAAACACGCTGACATGGCCATCATCTTCCAGCCAGCGCAGTTGGTGGTTGCTGGGAATATCGGACCAGACAAGGAATTTGCCGACGCTGTTCCAGGCCGGTCCCTCGGCCCATAGCGCGCCGGTCCATAGCCGCTTGATCGGGGCGTTGGGCTGGGCAAGCCCGTTGAAAGCGTCATCGACGGCAATGACATCAGGGTCCCAGAAATAGACGTTGGGTTCTGCATCCGGGCCAAAGCTTCGGCGTGGATCGGTCACGGTCGAATAGGGCTCGGCCGGTGCTGCGACATCCTGCGCATGGGC is drawn from Paracoccus tegillarcae and contains these coding sequences:
- a CDS encoding SMP-30/gluconolactonase/LRE family protein yields the protein MSQSSFGRGLTRRQSLSAIGLGSAALVVGAAHAQDVAAPAEPYSTVTDPRRSFGPDAEPNVYFWDPDVIAVDDAFNGLAQPNAPIKRLWTGALWAEGPAWNSVGKFLVWSDIPSNHQLRWLEDDGHVSVFRAPSNNSNGNSFDRQGRQLTCEHLTRRVVRYELDGSVTILADRFEGQRFNSPNDVVEHEDGSIWFTDPPYGGQLYEGAPDAAGGPSNPDGLIDNTLGQPPEIGEAVREMGHGVYRIGTDGTVTRMIEEAQVQNPNGLCLSPDGSRLYVASTGKGPGDTGEGGQGEVFAFDIAADGTASNGTVFTDCMVDGVKCGPDGLRCDVYGNLWASSNAGRAVGYSGVTCWSPEGALLGRIRLPEVCGNVCFGGPKRNILFMAASQSLYAVPTATQGAGPA